From the Palleronia sp. LCG004 genome, the window CGTTCCGGTCAGCGGGTCGAGCCCGACGGAGGCGATGATCAGGCCGATGCAGACGCCGATCACGCCCATGATCAGGTTGCCCCCGAGGGAGGCCACGACAGTCAGTCCGAGCACGGCGAGCGCGAAGAATTCGGGTGAGGAGAACTGCAGCGCGATGTTGGCCAGCAACGGCGTGGCCACGATCAGCACCACCGTGCCCAGAACGCCGCCGAGCGCCGAGGAGAGAATACCGATGCCGAGCGCCTTTCCGGCCTCTCCCTTCTGGGTCATCGGGTAGCCGTCGATAGCGGTCATCACCGCCTCGGGGGTGCCCGGGGCCCGATAGAGGATCGCCGTGATCAGGCCCGAGAAGACGCTCGAGGCATAGATCGCCGTAAGCAGCATGAAAGCACCGGTCGGCTCCATCGAATAGGTCACCGGCAACAGGATGACCACGAGGATCACGCCGCTGATCCCGGGCAAGGCCCCGCCGACAAAGCCGATCAGAACGGCGGATGCGAGGATCAGGAGGTTGATCGGCTGGAGGACGACTCCGAAGCCGCCCATCAGATCGCTAAGCATGAAATGTCCTTTCAGCCGTCCGTCAGGGCAGCGGAATGTTGAGAAGCCGATCGAAGACAAGGGCGACGATGGCGACGGCTATCACGGTGTTGAGCACCACCCGCAGGGGCCGGCGCTCGCCGAGCACGACGGTCGCGGTCGCGGCAAAGATGGCGGTCGCCAGGAGGTAGCCGGTCAGCGCCATGATCAGCGAGTAGCCGAGCGCCAGCCCGAAGATCATCAGGTGGGGCCAGCGCCTGCCCGAGAGGTGGTCCCGCTGGACGGCGGCGTCGGGTTCGCTGCCCGAAACCTCGTCGGGGCCGGTGAACTGCTCAGCCCCCCGGGTCCAGAGCAGCAGCGCCATGACGACGACCAGCCCGAGCAGCAGCACCAGCACGCCGAACGGCCAGGTCCGCGGCCCGACGAGGGTAGATACCTCATGGCTCGCCGGGAACTGCGCCGCCTGCCAGAGAAAGCCGAGGCCGACGAAAAACGTGACGATCACGAAGATGGAGAGACGAGTCGACAAGG encodes:
- a CDS encoding tripartite tricarboxylate transporter TctB family protein, whose translation is MSTRLSIFVIVTFFVGLGFLWQAAQFPASHEVSTLVGPRTWPFGVLVLLLGLVVVMALLLWTRGAEQFTGPDEVSGSEPDAAVQRDHLSGRRWPHLMIFGLALGYSLIMALTGYLLATAIFAATATVVLGERRPLRVVLNTVIAVAIVALVFDRLLNIPLP